A stretch of DNA from Candidatus Bathyarchaeia archaeon:
ATCAAGGACTTAGAAGCCCTTGAAATCATGGCTTCAGCATGTAGAGAAGTAAGCAACGAATTGGGCTTCAAATGCGGTTTCGGCGTTGATATTGCGGCTTCGTCCCTCTGGAACGCTAAAAAGAAGAAATACGTGTATGAGAGAAATGAAAAGGAGCTAGATTCTGGCGAACAGTTGGAGTTTGTTCGACAGCTCATTGAAAAATATCATTTAGCTTATGTGGAGGACCCATTCCATGAAGATGATTATGGAAGTTTCGCAGAACTCACAAAAAAGGTTAAGAACTGCCTTATCTGCGGCGACGACTTGTTCGTTACAAATAATGAAAGGTTAAATTATGGGATTAAAATGCACGCAGCCAACGCCATAATAATTAAAGTTAACCAGGTGGGCACGCTCACAGATGCTTTGGACACTATTGAAACTGCGAAAAGGGCTGGATACGTGCCAGTTATATCCCATCGTTCCGGTGACACTTGCGATTGGCACATTGCTCACCTAGCTGTGGCGTTTAGATGTCCAATAATTAAGACAGGTGTTGTGGAAGGTGCTCGAATAGCAAAAATAAATGAGTTGCTGAGAATTGAGGAGTTTCTTGGAGATAGGGCTAAAATGGCTGAACTCCACATTCCATAATGGAGAGTGAAGCGAGCTTGGCTGAAAAAGATAAGGAAGAAATCAAAAAGGAGAAGTTTGAAGAGGAAACAAGTGTAAGTGTAGAAGAAGAGCTTTTACTGCCTCGGGACACGCTTCTCTCGGCTGGAATACACATTGGAACTAGAATGAAGACTAAAGACATGGAACAGTTCATATACCGTGTCAGACCAGACGGCCTATTTGTTCTGGACGTAAAAAAAACTGATGAACGTATAAGGGTGGCAGCCAAGTTCTTGGCAAGATTTGAATCTTCAAGGATCGCCGCTGCCGCTGCGAGGCTATATGCACAAGAGCCTGTAAAAAAGTTTTGCGAGGCTATTGGCGCAACACCAATTGTTGGGCGCTTCATCCCTGGGTTGCTTTCAAACCCGCTCTATCCAAATCGTATTGAACCAAATGTGTTAATAGTTTCAGACCCTAGGGCGGATTCTCAAGCTGTGAGGGAGGCAGCCTCTGTTGGTGTTCCGGTGGTAGCCTTGTGCAGCACTGACAACGACTTTTCCGGAGTTGACCTAGTGATACCCACAAACAATAAAGGCAGAAGAGCCTTAGCAGTCATTTACTGGCTTCTTGCGAGGCAAGTTCTGCGCGAAAGAGGTGAACTCCCACCAGATAAGGACATGCCACTAACCATCGAGGATTTTGAGGCTAAAATATCAAAAGAGGAAGAGGAGAGCTAACCTGAAATGGCGAAGATTCGGCTTCCGAGCCAGGCTGGAGCCTTCTACGCTGGAAAAGCCGAATCGTTGAAGAGGCAGATTGAAGAGTGCTTTCTACACGAGTTAGGACCTGGAAAAATTCCAACAGTTGTTGAAGGATCGAGGCGCATAGTTGGCCTTGTTTGCCCCCATGCTGGATACATGTATTCTGGACCGGTGGCAGCCCACGCCTATTACAATTTGGCTTCTGATGGTAAGCCAGACACCGTTGTGCTTTTTGGCCCAAACCATACTGGTTATGGTAGTGCCTTGGCCGTTATGAACGAGGGCTTTTGGCGCACTCCGCTTGGCGATGTTGAGGTGGACGGGGAAACAGCCAACAAGATTGTTAGGGAAGCTCGCATTGTTGATGTTGATGACTCGGCTCATCGATATGAGCATTCGATTGAGGTGCAGCTTCCATTTCTACAGTATCTTTTCGGCTCAGCGTTCAAAATTGTGCCCATATGCTTTTTGATGCAGGATTTGCACTCCTCAAGTGAAGTTGGGCAAGCTGTTGCAAAGGTTTTGGCTGGAAAGAATGCCTTAATTATAGCTTCTTCAGACATGACCCACTATGAATCCCAGAAAACGGCGGAGAAGAAGGACATGTTGGCACTTCAAGCTGTCGAAGCCATGGATGAGGAACGCTTCTATTCGATAATCGAAGAGCATCGGATTACAGCGTGTGGTTATGGTCCCATAATTGCCCTTATCACGGCTGCAAAGGCTTTGGGGGCTAGAGAGGCAAAATTATTATGTTACAAAACTAGTGGAGATGTTACTGGCGACTACTCGGCTGTTGTTGGGTATGCCGCCGTCCAATTCACAAAATAGTGGTTTAGGATGGGAGTTATCGCTTCAGCTCCCGCGAAAATAATACTTTTCGGAGAACACTTCGTCGTTTACGGCGAACCCGCCATAGTCCTGGCTATAGACAAAAGAGCCTACGCAAGAGCGGAACTACGAGAGGACAAGAGGCTTTTTCTACGCTCTTTAAACCTAAACGTCGCTGGATTTTTCGAAAATGGGAACTTTAAAATTGAAGAAGGAAACCCAAAAGAGGCAAGAATGAAGCTTGAACCGCTCAAATGTGCTGTGGAAAAAGTTCTGGAGATTTCAGGAGAGAGGGTGGGCTTAAACATAGAGGTTAACTCAACCGTTCCAGTCGCAGCTGGTTTAGGGTCTTCGGCGGCTGTGGCTGCTGCCGTGACAGCAGCTGTCGGCGCCCTACTAAATGTGAAAATGTCAAGGGAGGATGTTTTCCGCATAGCCTATGAAGCTGAAAAAATAATGCATGGCACGCCTTCGGGCGTTGACCCAGCAATATCAACCTTTGGAGGCACTCTGCTTTTCCAAATAGACACGGGATTTAAGCCTCTAGACGTCAGGGCGGATATCCCGCTTGTTATCGGCAACACAGGCGTTGAAAGGTCAACGCGGAGCCAAGTGACGAAGGTTCGAAGCTTAAAGGATCGTTACCCACAGATTGTTGAGCCTATGATGAGGTCTGCCCGTGAAATAGTCTTAAGAGCCATCGAAGCCTTAAAAGAAGGCGACTTGGAAACCCTTGGGGAACTGATGAACATAAACCATGCACTGCTTTATGGATTGGGGGTTTCGGACGAGTCTTTAGAGTGGCTTATTAACGCCGCCCGCAAGGCTGGAGCATTAGGCGCAAAACTGACGGGGGCTGGTGGCGGCGGGTGCATGATAGCCCTTGCAAGCAAGGATAGAGTTGAAAATGTTTTGGAGGCTGTTCAGAGGGCTGGTGGAAGCGCTTTCATAGCGAGAAAAACGGATGAGGGGGTTAGAATTGAGCCAACCTAGACCAACTGTTCTGAAGATTGGCGGCTCTGTCATAACCGACAAAAGCAAAGAGCTTGGCGTGCAAATGGAAGCCATAAGCCGAATAGCAGACGAAATATTGGAGGCAAATACTAAAAACCTAATAATTGTTCATGGCGGCGGAAGTTTTGGTCACCCGGTGGCGCAAAAACATGCCATAAAAGAGGGTTTTAAGGAAGAATCCCAAATAATAGGGTTTGCAGAAACTCACCATGTCATGACCGTGCTTAATGGGCTTTTTATGGACGCCTTAATATGGCGGGGTGTTCCAGCGGTGAGCATTACGCCTTCTTCATGCATTATGACGCAGAATGGCAGAATAATTTGTTTTGAAGATTCTCCTCTAAAACAGCTTATGAAAATGGGCTTTATTCCAGTTCTTTACGGAGACGCTGTTTTTGACGCAAAGTTGGGCTTTACAATCTTATCTGGGGACCAGCTTGTCGCGTTCTTAGCCATGCGGTTCAACGCAAAAAACATCGTGATAGGCGTTGATGTGGATGGATTATATAACGCTGACCCAAAGACAAATGAGAAAGCCAAAATGTTCGACCGTTTAACCTTGGCGGAGCTTAGGAATGTTCAGAAACTTTTAGGCGGGTCCAACGCATGCGACGTGACTGGCGGAATGGCAAATAAAATTGCTGAGCTTATACCCGCAATAGAACATGGTATTCCCGTTTTAATAGTCAATGCTACAAAGCCCAAATATATCTATAAAGCCCTTAAGGGAGAAAGGGTTAAGGGCACACTTATAGAGAAGGAATAAAGTTTGGCTGAAAAAACCAGAAAGCGCAAGGCAGACCACATCCGCATAGCCACAACCTACAATGTCCAAGCAAAGAACATCACAACAGGATTTGAAGACGTGCACTTCGTTCACAGAGCCCTACCGGAAATCGATAAGGACAAGATAAATCTTTCAACAACAGTTTTCAACCACAAGTTTTCCGCGCCAATAATTGTAAGCGCCATAACAGGCGGAACCGGTGAAGCTAGTAAAATTAATGCGACAATAGCCACCATTGTTGAGGAATTTGGGCTTGGAATGGGTGTTGGAAGCCAAAGGGCGGCGCTAGAAGACCGGAGGCTAGAAAAAACTTTTGCAATAGTTAGGAAAAAGGCGCCTACAGCTTTTTTGATGGCGAACATCGGTGGAATTCAGCTTGCCAAGGGATACAACATTAAAGAGGCAAAGAAAGCCGTAGAAATGATTGACGCTGACGCCTTAGCTATACATTTGAACCCCCTCCAAGAGGCAGTGCAACCAGAAGGCGAAACAAGTTTTAGGGGAGTCCTTGAAAAAATATGTGAAATTGTTAAGGAACTGGACAAGCCCGTCATTGTAAAAGAAACAGGGGCGGGTATAGCCGCTGAAGAAGCGAAAAAGCTTGAAGCCGCTGGAGTGAAAGGCATCGATGTGAGCGGAGCCGGTGGCACAAGCTTTGCCGCAGTGGAATATTTTCGGGCAAAGGGTAGGAGAAACATTTACAACAGAAGGCTAGGTGAAGTTTTCTGGGATTGGGGAATACCCACAGCAATAAGCATAGTTGAAGTTACACAAACAGTCAACATACCGGTCATAGCCTCCGGTGGAATAAGAAGCGGACTGGACGCGGCTAAAGCCCTAGCTTTGGGGGCAAGCCTCGCGGCTCTTGCACAACCAGTTTTGCAGGCGGCTGTTGAAGGCTTAAGACAAACAAGGAAGACATTACGCACGTTGATAGAAGAGCTTAGGAACACCATGTTCCTTGTTGGAGCGGAAAACATTCAGCAATTGCATAAAGTGCCATTGGTAATCACTGGGAAAACAGCTGAATGGCTGAAGTTGAGAGGCTTTGACACAGAGGTTTATGCAAGAAGGGGTGAGGGCTAGCTTGGTTTTCGACATCGGGAAGCTTCTCGAGGAAAAAGCATCCATTATAAACAAAGCCATTGAGAAATATATCCCAAGAATTTTCTCGAAAAAAGCCATAATCTTTAAGGTTAGCCCGCCGAGATACGCATATAACATTGAAGCCATAAACAAAGCTGTTGCTGAACCCATTTGGGAGTTTTTAGACAGAGGTGGGAAACGGTGGCGTCCAGCCCTATTCCTGCTTATATGCGAGGCTTTAGGCAAAAATCCTGAAGATTATGTGGATTACGCCATAATTCCCGAAGTTGTGCACAACGGAACCCTGATAATAGACGACATAGAGGATGCCTCTGAATTCCGCAGAGGCAAGCCATGCACCCACAGGATTTATGGTTTGGACATAGCCGTAAACGCTGGCAATACCATGTATTATCTCCCGCTATTGCCGTTGATGGAGAACCGTGAAAAGCTGGGTTCCGAGAAGCTGGCAAGAATTTATGAGATTTATGTGCAAGAGATGATAAACCTAAGCCTTGGACAAGCCATGGACATAGCCTGGCACAAGGGCTTAGCAGACGCAGACAAGCTGGATGAGGAAAATTATTTGCAAATGTGCGCCTACAAAACTGGGACTTTGGCGAGGATGGCTGCCAAAATTGCCGCCGTGGTAGCCGACGCCCCAGACGAGCTTATTGAAAAACTTGGGCACTTTGCGGAAAGCATAGGCATAGCCTTCCAAATACAGGATGACGTGCTGGATTTGACTGGCAAGGAGTTTGCCGAGAAAAAGGGTGGACGTGGGCAAGACATAACGGAGGGAAAACGAACTCTTATAGTAATTCACACTCTGAAGGTTGCAAATGCTAAGGACAGGAAAAGGCTTATTGAGATTTTAAAAATGCACACTTCAGACCAGAAGCTAAGGGAAGAAGCAATAGCAATAATGCAAAAGTATGGCTCAATTGAGTACGCCAAAAACTTCGCCAGAAAAATTGTTGAGGAGAGCTGGAAAGAGGTGGAAGGGCTTCTTCCAGAATCGGATGCAAAGGAAAAGTTAAACGCCTTTGCAAGATTCCTTATTGAGAGAAAAATTTGAAGCGAGTGCCTAAACTTTGAACGAAATTAGAGAGGACGCCGAATTAAGGGAGACCATTCGAAAGTTTGCATTACTAAACGCCATAAAACATGACGGAAAAGCCCAGACAGGCCCAGTTGTTGGGAAGGTTTTAGCTGAAAGACCAGAACTGCGAGCCAAAGCAAAGGAGCTAACAGCCCTAGTGAGAGAGATGGTTGATGAGGTTAACAGTCTTTCATTAAGCGATCAGATGCGAATTGTAGAAGAGAGGTGGCCGGAAACCCTTGCAAAAGAAAAAGTTGGAGAAGAAGAGAAGAGGCTTCCTCCATTACCAAACGCTGACAAGTACCGGGAAATTGTCACACGCTTCTCGCCAAACCCAGATTGTGTTCTACATTTAGGCTCAGCCAGAGCCATAGTGCTATGCTATGAGTATGCTCGCATGTATAATGGCAAGTTCATTTTACGTTTCGAGGATACAGACCCCAAGCTGAAGAGGCCTGTTCTGGAATTTTACGATAGGATTAGGGAAGACTTGGAATGGCTTGGATGCAAACCGGATGAGGAGTATATCCAAAGCGACCGAGTCCCCATATACTACGAATATGCGGAAAAGTTGCTTAAGGATGGAAACGCCTATGTTTGCACATGCCAACCACAAGCCTTCAGAGAAAAGGTGTTAGCCCAAAAGCCTTGCCCATGCCGCGGCTTACCACCAGAAGAACATCTTGAAAGATGGGAATGCATGCTTAAAGGCGTATGTAAAGAAGGTGAAGCCGTAGTGCGTGTTAAGACGGATTTGAAGCATCCAAACCCAGCTGTTAGAGATTGGCCAGCCCTCCGTGTAATAGATATTGAGCAATATCCGCATCCAAGGGTTGGAACAAAATATCGTGTCTGGCCCCTCTACAACTTTGCGTGCGGGTTAGACGACCACTTGATGGGTGTGACTCACATAATTCGGGGCAAAGAACACTTGACAAACATGGTTCGGCAAGAGTATATGTATAGGCATTTGGGTTGGCGTTATCCAGAGGCAATCCACTACGGCAGACTAAAGATTAAGGGTGCACACTTAAGCAAGTCAAAAATTGTTCAAGGGATAAAGGAAGGCCTATATAAGGGATGGGACGACCCTAGGCTGGCAACATTTGCAGCCCTAAGGAGGCGTGGTATAACCCCGGAAGCCATCAAGAAACTTATAATTGATGTTGGTCCGAAAACTTCGGACGTCATTTTAAGCTGGGAGAACCTTTACGCTTATAACCGCAAAATCCTAGACCCAAAAGTAAACAGGTACTTCTTCGTGTCAAACCCTATACAACTCTTGGTTAGGCATATTCCACGAACATTCACTGTTAAGCTTCGATTGCATCCAGAATACCCAGAAAGAGGTTTCAAAGAATATGCCATAAAACCCTCCGAGCCAAATGGCGAAGCCCTATTTTGGATTTCAAGGATGGATTTGAAGGTTTTGGCCGTTGGAAGGATAGTTAGGCTCATGGAATTATTTAACATAAAAATTGAGCGAGTAGAGGCCTACTCGGCTGAAGCTTCCTTTGAAAGCGAGTCTTATGAAGAAGCTAGGAAGGCTGGGGCCCCTCTAATTCATTGGGTACCGATGGGGATGGACGTGCCTTGTCAAGTTGTGATGCCAGACGCCACCATAACTGACGGAGTAGCTGAGAAAGCATGCAAAGACTTAAAGCCAAACGATATGGTTCAGTTTGAAAGGTTCGGCTTCGTGAGAATAGACAAAGTTGACGCCAAAATCACAGCATATTATGCACATAAATAGGGGGATGCTGGATGCGTAGGCAGGATAAGGTTGTTTTGTGGCCAGCATACTTTGATTCGACAAAAACTAGGGGGGAGGGGAGAAGAATTCCGAAGATTTTGGCTGTGCCTTCTCCTAAAATCACGGAGCTTAAGGAAGCTGTGGAAAAGCTCGGGTTTGAATATGAACTTGTGGCAGATGCGGGTTATCCTAAGACGCCTTGGCTTAAGACTGGCATGCTCTTGGTAACAAAAAAGGAGGCAAAAAACCGGCTGCTTAAAAAGGTTGCAAAACAGTTGCAGAAAATTCGCGCAACCGTTGCGGCGAAATCTGTTTAGCTTGTTAGCTTGCTTCTTCTTCACCTATTAAAACAGCGTTTACAACGCCATTTTGACCTGGCCTGGATGTCACACGCGCCAAGCCTAATGATGTCTCTATTATGGCGCCCTTTGTTATCACGCCTCTTCTGTTGTAGTCAACGTTCGCTGGGTTTTTGACAACACGCAGAATTTCAGCTTTTTCAGTTTTCCCAGTTTTTAAGTCTGTTACGCAAGCGTATTTTTCGCTTAAAACCTTCACTTTTGCGTTGCCGCCCCTTCCCCGCTCAATTTTCCTTTTAGGTTCTCCTAGAACCGTTTCCACTGGAAATGAGCCTTGCTCGAATTTCCTTTTCCCACGGTATGGTCGCCTTTTTCCTCCTGTTGGTTTTCTCTTGTGCAAGTCGCCGTGCCAAACAGACACTTTTAACCCTCTTTAGCGTTAACACCTTATAGGCTTGTTCACTATCACGCTAATTTGCATATAAACCTATCCATTTTAAAAGGCTAAACGTTCAAAGCTGAGTTTTGAGCAATATCTTCCGAAGCCTTTTCTCCTTCCAAAATCTTTTTCAGCTCCCTTTTCATGGTTGGGATGTCATGGCTTAGACCAAAATAGTCTGCAAAGTAGTCTGTCGTCTTCAAAATGGAGGCGCGTCCCTTTCGCTCTACGGTAACTAAGCCCATTTCTTTTAACAGTTTAATATGCCCGTAAGCGTGATGACCTCGAGCTTCCACCACTCGTTTTTGAGAGACTGGTTGTCTTAGGGCTATGTAGGAAAGTGTCTTTAATGGACCGGTGGAGAGCAGCGGTCTTTTGACAAGCTTTCGGACATGCGGTGTAAATTCTGCTTTAAGTTGTAAAACAAACCTTTCATCCTTTAGTTCGAGAATTTCAAGGGCTGTGTCCCTTTTGGCATACTCCTGCGCTAAAATTTTTACAAGCCGCTTAGCCTTGTTTTTCGAACGCGTTTTTAGAACTGAGCATAACTCTGAGAGGTCTAGGGGGCGACCAGCAACATATAATGCAGCCTCCACCAGCGCAAGGTCGCTGATGAATTTTTCCTGTCTGATTTGCGAACTTTCTTCTGCGTTATTGGGTTGAGCCTTCATTTCTTGCAGCATCTGTTCCTCCAATTGTGATGTATATTTCTTCCGTTTCCTCGTCTTGCCAAAGGCTTACTTTTCCCTCTTGAGCCAAGAAAAGTAGAAGGATAAATGTGCGTATGGCTTCTAGACGCGCCAACCCCTTAATTATGGTTGAGAACTGGATTATTCCGGCGCCCTTCACCATTTCTGAAAGGGATTTGTAAAGCTTTTCCATTTGAAGCTCTATTTCCATGAGATAGTAGTCTATTTGTGGGAAAATTTCAGAAGGGGTCGGCAGAATAGGCTCGGCTGGAACTTTCTCCAGACGGAAAAGCGTCTCCCCCTTTAAAACGTCGTCCAGCACTTCTAGTAGGTGGCGTATAGTTGTTGATGTTAGCTCGTGTCTAAGCGGCAGAAAAAGTGGTGGAGGAATAAAATCTAATGGTGGCTTTGGCGGTGGTGGCGGCTCCTCAAGTTTTAGGAGAAGCTTCGACTTCATTAGATATATGAGGGCTGAAGAGTCTAAGGCTACGCCTGAAGCCCTAAAATCAATTTGCCCAGTTTTTTCCATCTCTTCGAGGAAAGTTGTCAGTAAATATGCAATGTTTATGTTCCATGGTGTGAGTTTCTCAAGTTTGTGGAACTCGAAGAGAATGTTCCAAGGCGGGCGGAGGTAAAAGGGCTTTTTGATTGTTGTAGCCATCTTCAGCCTGTCACCTCTAGGAACTTGGCTGAAACAACATATGAGATGCCGTTGCGCCCGTAAACCCCATAGACTTTCTGGGCTTTGTTAACCATTTCAGGCTTTAACGTAATGACGATAAATTGGGCTTTTTCGGATTCCTCTAGTAAGACGTCGGCAAGTCTTGACACGTGAAAGGCGTCCAAATGCGCATCAATCTCGTCTAGTATGTAGAAGGAGGCTGGTGTGAAGTCCTTTATGGCAAAGAGGAAGGCTACGGCTGCCACTGAACGTTCGCCACCGCTGGCGCCGCTAACCACAATTGATGGCTTGTTTGGGAACTGGACAATCATGTCTATGCCGCCAGAGAAGGGCTCTTCTGGATTCTCCAAAATTAGGTTAGCTGCCCCGCCGCCAGTGAGTTTTGAAAAGTATTTTTGCAGGTTTTGGTTTATCTTTCCAAAGGCTTCCATGAACACCTTGTGTTTTTTGCTTTCAATTTCCTCCATGAACTTTAGAATGGCTTGCTTTTCCCTTTCAAGCTCATTCATCCTCAGGGAAAGCTCTTTGTAGCGAGATATTTGCTCAGCGTAATGAGAAAGGGCAAGCTGGTTAACACCGCTTATCCTTTCAAGCTCGAATTGGAGCATCCTTAAAGAGGCTTCTGCCTCTTCAACCTCTTTGACTGTAACTTCTAAGGGCTTTTCGTAGCCAAACTGTTTAAGCTGGTTTTGCCACTGTTCCAGCTGTATCATGGACGTCTGTATATTCAGCTGGTACTGGTTCAGCAGTCGGTCGGTTTCCTCATACTCGGCTTCGATTTTGCGGAGTTCCTTGTCTATCTCGTCTATTTGGTTTGAGAATTTTTGGGCTTCTTCTTTTGCTGATAAAACGGTTTTTGAGAGTTCGATGCGGCTCTTCTCCAGCTCTGCCAGCTCTTGCTTTAGTTTCTCCCTTTCTTGGAGCGCTTCCTCAACCTCGCTTTCAACTTTGCGCAGTTGCTGTTCAATCTTTGCCAGCTGGATTTTAGCGTTCTTGTAGCCCACCCTCAAAACATTGTCAAACTGCGATTGAAGTGTTGAAATCTCTGTTTGCACAGCCCCAAGCTTCTGCCTTAAAGTGTTTATTTCTTCTGCCAGCTTTTCACGTTTAACTTCCATCTCTTGAATGTTTGCTGGGTCAACCTTCCGCCTTAAGCCGGCTAACTCGCTTTGAAGCCTGCGTATCTCCTTTTGCAGTGTGCTTCTTTCAGCCCTATAAGTCCATATTTTCGCCTTTTCAGCCTCGATTTCGCCTTCAATACGTTTTATGTTAGACTCTATTCTTCTAACGTTTGATTTTGTTCTTTTTATGCTTCTTTTTACGCGGGCAATTTCCCTATCAAGTGTTGTTATGGCTTCTGATAAGCGTGCAATTTCAACGCGTGTTCTGTCTATTTCCTCTTCAAGGGTTGCTATGTCGCTTCCCCGTCTGGAAAGGTGCTGTTGCAAAGCTCTAACAGCTTCGTCTAGGCTTTTTATCGCTGCCTCGCTTGGTATTATGGCTGAAAAATCTATGGGTGCACGGTAATAGCCGCTTTCCAGGGCGCCGCCGGGCTCGTATAAGTTGCCGTTTACAGTGACTACGCGGTAGCCTCTGCTAGAAAGCTCGAAGGCTGTTTTGTCTTCTGGAACAACAAGGGTGTCGCCAAAAACAAAGTAAACAGCCGGCTCATACTGTTTGGCGCATTTTACAAAGGAGAAGGCTGCGCCATTAACGTTTAGGTCCTCTGGAACTTTTATCGGCTTCGTGGCTGAAACTGCTTCCAGCGGGATTATCTTTATCCTTCCAAGCTTCATTCTGCGCAGGGTTTCCGTGCATGTAAAAGCCGCGTCGAAGTCCTTCACAACTAGGGCGTCCAGCCATCCTCCAGCTGCAACTTCAATTGCTTGTTGATAGGCTTTGTCTATTTTGATTAGGTTGCGTAAACGCCCATAAACGCCTTGAATTACTCCTAACTCGCCGAGTTCTTCGATGCTTTTTAGGGCTTTTTCTTCTGCAGCAACCGTTTCTGCGAGTTCCCTCTGCGTTGCAAACTCCACAACAGCTTCGCGGGCTGATTCAGCTATTTTTCCAGCTTCCGCTATTTCCCTTTCTATGGCTTCTTTTTGGGCTATGCGGCGCTCGAGCATGCGCTCCAAATTTTTAAGCTGTGTTTTCTGCTCCTTCTGAACTTTTATAAGCTCTGCCATAGATTTCCCAAGTTCGCCAAGGGTGGAGGCAAACCTTTCTTTCCGCTCGTTTAAGTCCCTGAGTCTTCTTTCTCGGATTTTTATGGCTGTTTGACTTTTTGCATGTTCAGACCTTAAAAACGCTAGTCGCTTATAGTCTCTGTCGAGTTGAAGTTCTATTTCACGTATTCTCTTGCTGTTTTCGCCTATGCTCTCCCAGAGTTGGGCGGCTTCCTCCGCGAGTGCATCATGTTCTGCTTGTTTGGAATTGATTTGGCTCATTATACGTTCGTATTCGCTTCTCAGCCGCCTAATTTTCAGTCTGTTCTCATGAATTTCGCTTCTTATAGAGTGGTATTGTTGGAGGCTGTTCT
This window harbors:
- a CDS encoding signal recognition particle subunit SRP19/SEC65 family protein; the protein is MRRQDKVVLWPAYFDSTKTRGEGRRIPKILAVPSPKITELKEAVEKLGFEYELVADAGYPKTPWLKTGMLLVTKKEAKNRLLKKVAKQLQKIRATVAAKSV
- a CDS encoding 30S ribosomal protein S8e; the encoded protein is MSVWHGDLHKRKPTGGKRRPYRGKRKFEQGSFPVETVLGEPKRKIERGRGGNAKVKVLSEKYACVTDLKTGKTEKAEILRVVKNPANVDYNRRGVITKGAIIETSLGLARVTSRPGQNGVVNAVLIGEEEAS
- the scpB gene encoding SMC-Scp complex subunit ScpB encodes the protein MKAQPNNAEESSQIRQEKFISDLALVEAALYVAGRPLDLSELCSVLKTRSKNKAKRLVKILAQEYAKRDTALEILELKDERFVLQLKAEFTPHVRKLVKRPLLSTGPLKTLSYIALRQPVSQKRVVEARGHHAYGHIKLLKEMGLVTVERKGRASILKTTDYFADYFGLSHDIPTMKRELKKILEGEKASEDIAQNSALNV
- the smc gene encoding chromosome segregation protein SMC, coding for MPYIKKIEIKGFKSFGETAKIVLDKGFTAITGPNGSGKTNVVDAVLFALGELSTKRLRAESAAKLIFHGSEKAGLERARMAKVVIQFDNSDGRIPVDTATVTISREVYRNGQSVYRLNGRRISRVHIMEILSMAGISSTSQNIVLQGTITRLTDISPMERRKIIEDLVGIAQYDAEKAEAEEKLRAADISIRTAMGRIEEVQRRVEDLERERNELLRYNFLKNEIKKFEAVKLSHDIAQIQEKIKRDLIQAEKIKSRLEKIRALRDQYRQRRREIEGEWRKLSSEIVEEGGSQVFRVQMKIGELKSKLTELATKISSGKTSLEGLKKVRENSLQQYHSIRSEIHENRLKIRRLRSEYERIMSQINSKQAEHDALAEEAAQLWESIGENSKRIREIELQLDRDYKRLAFLRSEHAKSQTAIKIRERRLRDLNERKERFASTLGELGKSMAELIKVQKEQKTQLKNLERMLERRIAQKEAIEREIAEAGKIAESAREAVVEFATQRELAETVAAEEKALKSIEELGELGVIQGVYGRLRNLIKIDKAYQQAIEVAAGGWLDALVVKDFDAAFTCTETLRRMKLGRIKIIPLEAVSATKPIKVPEDLNVNGAAFSFVKCAKQYEPAVYFVFGDTLVVPEDKTAFELSSRGYRVVTVNGNLYEPGGALESGYYRAPIDFSAIIPSEAAIKSLDEAVRALQQHLSRRGSDIATLEEEIDRTRVEIARLSEAITTLDREIARVKRSIKRTKSNVRRIESNIKRIEGEIEAEKAKIWTYRAERSTLQKEIRRLQSELAGLRRKVDPANIQEMEVKREKLAEEINTLRQKLGAVQTEISTLQSQFDNVLRVGYKNAKIQLAKIEQQLRKVESEVEEALQEREKLKQELAELEKSRIELSKTVLSAKEEAQKFSNQIDEIDKELRKIEAEYEETDRLLNQYQLNIQTSMIQLEQWQNQLKQFGYEKPLEVTVKEVEEAEASLRMLQFELERISGVNQLALSHYAEQISRYKELSLRMNELEREKQAILKFMEEIESKKHKVFMEAFGKINQNLQKYFSKLTGGGAANLILENPEEPFSGGIDMIVQFPNKPSIVVSGASGGERSVAAVAFLFAIKDFTPASFYILDEIDAHLDAFHVSRLADVLLEESEKAQFIVITLKPEMVNKAQKVYGVYGRNGISYVVSAKFLEVTG